Sequence from the Syntrophaceae bacterium genome:
CCTGGTTTTCTTCGCCGTGCCGATCTACGGGATCAGCAAGCAGGGAATCATCGAATACCTGAAGGAGTATATCCGCCCGAACCCCATCTTCTTCCCCTTTCACGTCATGGGCGAGTTGTCCCGCACCCTGGCACTGGCGGTCCGACTCTTCGGAAACCTGATGAGCCACGAGAAGGTCATCGCCATCCTGCTGGCCGTGACCCCCCTGTTCTTTCCCATCGTCATGCAGGCCCTGGGCCTTCTCATCGGGCTCATCCAGGCCTACATCTTTGCGGTTCTTGCCATGGTCTACATTGCGTCCGCCACCCAGACGCACGAGGAAGGGGAGCATCCTCCCAAAACGCCATCGTAACCATCAAAACCAGAGGAGGTATCGGTATGGACAGCGTGACAATCATAGCAATGGCCTCGATCATTACCGCAGGCATCTGCATGGGGATCGGCGCCATCGGCCCCGCCCTCGGACAGGGGCGGGCGGTACAGGGCGCCCTGGGATCGATCGCGCAGCAGCCGGATGAGCGGAATTCCCTGACGAGAACGCTCTTCGTCGGTCTCGCCATGATCGAATCCATCGCCATCTACTGCTTCGTCATCTCCATGATCCTGGTCTTCGCGAATCCTTTCTGGGCCTACGTCATCAAGAAGGCGGGAGGATGATTCCATGCACATCGACTGGTTCGTCTTTTTCTCCCAGATCGTCAACCTGATGATCCTGATGTTCCTGCTGAAGAAATTTCTCTACGGGCGGATCATCGGGGCCATCGATGCCCGGGAGGCAAAGATCGCGGCCCTCTTCGAGGAGGCCGAGCAGTCCCGCCGGGAGGCCGAGACCGCGGCCCTGACCCACGAGCGGAAGCTCCGGGAACTGGACGAGGGCTACGAGGCGATGACCGAGAAGGCCCGCCAGGACGCGGAGAAGTTCCGGGAGCGGCTCGAGGAGAAGGCCCGGGAGGAGACGGACTTCCTGAAGAACCGATGGACCGACGCGGTGAAGTCGGAGCGGGAGAACTTCCTCCGGGAGCTGCGGCACCTGGCGGGGAAGCAGACCTACGCCATCACCCGTCGTGTACTCTACGACCTGGCGGAGCTGGACCTGGAGGAGCGGATCGTGGAGATCCTGGCGGAACGGATCGCCTCCATGGACGATCGGGAGCGGCTGAAGTTCCGGGAACCCCTGGAGAACGGAGGCGTCGTCACCGTCACGAGCGCCTTCGACCTCTCCCCGGAAAGAAGGGAAAAACTGTCCGCCGCGCTCCGGCGGCACATCGCCCCCGACATCGAGCTGGTCTACGAGGAGTCCGACGACATCCTTTCCGGCTGCGAGCTCCGGTCGGACGGCCACAAGATCGCCTGGAGCATCAAGGACTACATCGACACCCTGGAGGAGAGCTTTTACACGGCGCTCTACGAGGACACGCCGGAACGGTAACAGGGCTCCAAACCGGTCCAAGGAGAAAACATCATGACGGATACGACACCGGAAAAAGAACAGATGAAGGCCTTTCTGGACGGGACCTTCCGGACCATGGACGCCGTCCTCGCCAACCAGGAGGCGGAACTGAAGGACCTCGAGATCGGGACGGTCACGTACGTCGGGTACGGAATCGTCCAGGTCAGCGGCCTGCCCAACATCCGGGCCGACGAACTGGTCCTGTTTCCCGGGAATCTGCAGGGACTGGTGTTCAACATCGACCCCGACGAGATCGGCGTCATTCTTCTCGGGCCCAGCGAACACCTTTCGACGGGGGCCGAAGTGAGACGAACCGGCCGGGTCCTGGATGTCCCCGTGGGCGAATCCCTCATCGGCCGGGTCGTGGACGCCCAGGGGCGGCCCCTGGACAACGGGGGAGAGGTCCGGACGGTGAAGCGGCTCCCCGTAGAGCGCGAGGCGCCCCGCGTCATGGCCCGGGATCCGGTGACGGTGCCG
This genomic interval carries:
- a CDS encoding F0F1 ATP synthase subunit C: MDSVTIIAMASIITAGICMGIGAIGPALGQGRAVQGALGSIAQQPDERNSLTRTLFVGLAMIESIAIYCFVISMILVFANPFWAYVIKKAGG